One window of the Corvus moneduloides isolate bCorMon1 chromosome 10, bCorMon1.pri, whole genome shotgun sequence genome contains the following:
- the LOC116449017 gene encoding uncharacterized protein LOC116449017 produces MELYTETLPASLPSTDITGAISAFVHAHMCECVLILPSGFAKETLLEDRSTSRYDTEKPQRLESDSGWYSRERDAIQRDMDRLDRALGHGIKGCAAPGSASSSSLVCLTSRNELCLLRREMSCCRPCPPRPCGPCGPTPLASSCSEPCVARCADSTVYIEPSPVVVTMPGPILTSFPQSTACGILSVSCCGQLPQQCGGSHLFWGLPWAGGVRPVSAFPPLRSDLLKPAAHALCPWQMG; encoded by the exons ATGGAACTCTACACAGAGACTCTCCCTGCCTCTTTGCCATCGACCGATATTACTGGAGCTATCAGTGCGTTTGTGCATGCACACATGTGTGAGTGTGTGCTGATCCTGCCGAGCGGCTTCGCTAAGGAGACGCTTTTGGAAGATCGCAGCACCTCGCGCTATGACACAGAAAAGCCGCAGCGCCTGGAAAGCGATAGTGGTTGGTACTCTAGAgaaagggatgccatccagagggacatGGACAGGCTGGACAG GGCTCTGGGACACGGCATAAAAGGCTgcgctgctccaggctctgcatcctcctcctctctggtgTGCCTTACCTCGAGGAACGAG CTTTGCCTCCTGCGCCGAGAGATGTCTTGCTGCAGACCCTGTCCCCCACGGCCCTGCGGCCCCTGTGGCCCAACCCCCCTTgcaagcagctgcagtgagccCTGTGTCGCCCGCTGCGCTGACTCCACGGTGTACATCGAGCCTTCGCCGGTGGTGGTGACCATGCCGGGCCCCATCCTCACCTCTTTCCCTCAGAGCACAGCCTGTGGGATCCTCTCTgtcagctgctgtgggcagctccctcagcagtgcGGGGGTTCCCATCTCTTCTGGGGGCTCCCTTGGGCTGGGGGGGTCAGGCCTGTGTCTGCCTTCCCCCCGCTGCGGTCAGATCTGCTGAAGCCGGCGGCTCATGCCCTCTGTCCTTGGCAAATGGGCTga
- the LOC116449018 gene encoding uncharacterized protein LOC116449018: MELYTETLPASLPSTDITGAISAFVHAHMCECVLILPSGFAKETLLEDRSTSRYDTEKPQRLESDSGWYSRERDAIQRDMDRLDRALGHGIKGCAAPGSASSSSLVCLSSRNELCLLRREMSCCRPCPPRPCGPCGPTPLASSCSEPCVARCADSTVYIEPSPVVVTMPGPILTSFPQSTAVGSSLSAAVGSSLSSAGVPISSGGSLGLGGSGLCLPSPRCGQIC; encoded by the exons ATGGAACTCTACACAGAGACTCTCCCTGCCTCTTTGCCATCGACCGATATTACTGGAGCTATCAGTGCGTTTGTGCATGCACACATGTGTGAGTGTGTGCTGATCCTGCCGAGCGGCTTCGCTAAGGAGACGCTTTTGGAAGATCGCAGCACCTCGCGCTATGACACAGAAAAGCCGCAGCGCCTGGAAAGCGATAGTGGTTGGTACTCTAGAgaaagggatgccatccagagggacatGGACAGGCTGGACAG GGCTCTGGGACACGGCATAAAAGGCTgcgctgctccaggctctgcatcctcctcctctctggtgTGCCTTTCCTCGAGGAACGAG CTTTGCCTCCTGCGCCGAGAGATGTCTTGCTGCAGACCCTGTCCCCCACGGCCCTGCGGCCCCTGTGGCCCAACCCCCCTTgcaagcagctgcagtgagccCTGTGTCGCCCGCTGCGCTGACTCCACGGTGTACATCGAGCCTTCGCCGGTGGTGGTGACCATGCCGGGCCCCATCCTCACCTCTTTCCCTCAGAGCACAGCCGTGGGATCCTCTCTgtcagctgctgtgggcagctccctcagcagtgcGGGGGTTCCCATCTCTTCTGGGGGCTCCCTTGGGCTGGGGGGGTCAGGCCTGTGTCTGCCTTCCCCCCGCTGCGGTCAGATCTGCTGA